From Methanomicrobia archaeon, the proteins below share one genomic window:
- a CDS encoding anthranilate synthase component I family protein, producing the protein MEKRTLTNSVRRVDIPFTPLEVFSKIRGVFDKSFLLESVEGREKIARYSFIGFDPLLEFKAKGREVEVNGEHYQVDDPYEEMERVLNSFECGRVGTLPFSGGLVGFFSYDIVRFFEELPASLPDTLDCPDAHFIIPTYLLCFDHLRKEVILVSYNKGNDKIEEIVGQGEASEIEAFAVSSTRSELKKGEFEAGVVRAKEYIREGDIFQVVLSRRVESSYSGDPLYFYKTLRATNPSPYMFYLDFDNIVVGSSPEMLVQLRDGILTLRPLAGTRKRGRTDEEDELLKVDMLLDEKERAEHIMLVDLGRNDLGRVARSGSVEVTELMGIEKYSHVQHIVSNITAELADGKSAFDVFRSSFPAGTVTGAPKIRAMEIIEELETSRRGVYAGGVGYFDFSGNLDFAITIRTMFTVGTKAYFQAGAGIVEDSIPEREFVETENKLGALITTTEK; encoded by the coding sequence ATGGAGAAGAGGACTTTAACGAATAGCGTAAGAAGGGTGGATATTCCATTCACCCCTCTTGAAGTTTTTTCAAAGATACGAGGTGTCTTCGACAAGAGTTTCCTACTCGAATCCGTAGAGGGTAGAGAGAAGATCGCGCGATACTCGTTCATCGGCTTCGATCCGCTCTTGGAATTCAAAGCGAAGGGGCGCGAGGTGGAGGTTAACGGCGAGCACTACCAGGTGGACGATCCCTATGAGGAGATGGAGCGCGTGCTTAATTCCTTCGAATGCGGTAGAGTAGGAACGTTGCCATTTTCCGGTGGCCTTGTAGGCTTCTTCTCCTATGATATCGTGAGATTTTTTGAGGAGCTCCCCGCTTCACTTCCTGATACGCTGGACTGTCCCGACGCGCACTTCATCATTCCCACATACCTGCTCTGCTTCGATCATTTGAGAAAAGAAGTGATCCTCGTCTCGTACAATAAGGGGAACGATAAGATCGAGGAGATTGTTGGGCAAGGAGAAGCAAGTGAGATAGAGGCTTTTGCCGTCTCTTCTACGCGTTCCGAGCTGAAAAAAGGGGAGTTTGAAGCGGGCGTAGTACGAGCAAAGGAGTATATCAGAGAAGGGGACATATTCCAGGTAGTCCTCTCACGACGGGTCGAATCGAGCTATAGCGGCGATCCGTTATACTTTTACAAGACGCTTCGTGCTACCAATCCCTCGCCGTACATGTTCTATCTGGATTTCGACAACATCGTGGTTGGCTCGTCTCCCGAGATGCTCGTACAACTACGGGACGGCATTTTAACGCTACGGCCGCTGGCAGGCACGAGGAAGCGTGGAAGGACGGACGAGGAGGATGAATTGCTCAAGGTGGATATGCTCCTTGACGAGAAAGAGCGGGCGGAACATATCATGCTGGTAGACCTTGGGAGGAACGATCTTGGACGAGTTGCACGATCAGGAAGCGTGGAAGTAACTGAACTGATGGGCATCGAGAAGTACTCGCACGTCCAGCATATCGTCTCGAATATAACCGCGGAGTTAGCCGACGGTAAGAGCGCCTTTGACGTTTTCCGGAGCTCTTTTCCCGCCGGCACGGTAACGGGCGCGCCGAAGATCCGGGCGATGGAGATAATAGAGGAGCTGGAGACGAGCAGAAGAGGCGTGTATGCCGGCGGCGTTGGCTATTTCGACTTCTCGGGCAATCTCGATTTCGCCATCACGATTCGAACCATGTTCACGGTCGGTACTAAGGCGTATTTCCAGGCAGGTGCGGGCATCGTGGAAGACTCGATCCCCGAGCGGGAATTTGTAGAGACGGAGAACAAACTGGGTGCTTTGATCACCACAACGGAAAAATGA
- a CDS encoding TrpB-like pyridoxal phosphate-dependent enzyme: MKAKILLEEEEIPKAWYNIQADMPELPDPPLNPMTKEPAKPEDFAPIFPMEIVRQEMTTERFIPIPDEVREVYRLWRPTPLYRATRLEEKLKTPARIYYKWEGVSPPGSHKPNTAVAQAYYNMKDGVERLATETGAGQWGSALSFGAMLFGLKATVYMVGASYDQKPYRRIMMETWNGEVYRSPSENTQFGRKVLAETPDTTGSLGMAISEAVEDAATHDNVNYAIGSVLNHVCLHQTVIGLEAKKAFEMIDEYPDFICGNVGGGSNFSGATFPFAADKLAGKKPDLKIVACEPMSCPTLTKGLYLYDYGDTAGMAPIIKMFTLGHTFIPPPIHAGGLRYHGDAPLLCKLVKDGYIEAAAYHQTEVFKAAKLFAETEGIIIAPESAHEVKAVIDEALRCKEKGEEEVIFFNNSGHGHFDLGAYDAFLSGKLVDYEYPAELVKQALEHLPKIE, from the coding sequence ATAAAAGCGAAGATACTACTGGAAGAGGAAGAAATCCCGAAGGCGTGGTACAACATACAGGCGGACATGCCGGAGCTGCCAGATCCGCCGTTGAATCCGATGACGAAGGAGCCTGCGAAGCCTGAGGATTTCGCACCGATCTTCCCCATGGAGATAGTACGGCAAGAAATGACTACGGAGCGGTTCATTCCGATACCGGACGAAGTTCGGGAGGTTTACCGGCTCTGGAGACCGACGCCATTGTACAGAGCGACAAGATTGGAAGAGAAACTGAAGACCCCTGCCCGGATTTATTACAAGTGGGAGGGTGTGAGCCCGCCAGGGAGCCACAAGCCAAACACCGCGGTTGCACAGGCGTATTACAACATGAAAGATGGCGTCGAGCGGTTAGCAACGGAGACCGGTGCGGGCCAGTGGGGCTCGGCACTCTCGTTTGGCGCGATGCTGTTCGGGTTGAAGGCTACGGTTTACATGGTTGGTGCAAGTTACGACCAGAAACCGTATCGACGGATCATGATGGAGACTTGGAACGGTGAAGTGTACCGGAGTCCCAGCGAGAATACCCAGTTTGGGCGGAAAGTGCTGGCAGAAACGCCGGACACCACTGGGAGTTTGGGCATGGCCATTTCAGAGGCGGTCGAGGATGCAGCTACGCACGATAACGTAAATTACGCCATCGGTTCGGTTCTGAACCACGTCTGCCTCCATCAGACGGTGATCGGGCTTGAGGCAAAGAAGGCGTTCGAGATGATCGACGAGTATCCCGATTTCATCTGCGGCAACGTCGGCGGCGGCAGTAATTTCAGTGGCGCAACGTTCCCGTTCGCGGCCGATAAGCTCGCCGGTAAGAAGCCAGACCTCAAGATCGTTGCGTGTGAGCCAATGTCCTGCCCAACGCTGACCAAGGGGCTTTATCTCTACGATTACGGCGATACCGCCGGGATGGCACCCATAATAAAGATGTTCACTTTAGGGCACACGTTCATCCCGCCACCAATCCATGCGGGTGGGTTGCGATACCATGGTGACGCTCCGTTACTCTGCAAGTTAGTGAAGGACGGCTACATCGAGGCGGCGGCGTACCATCAAACCGAGGTTTTCAAGGCTGCGAAATTGTTCGCGGAGACTGAGGGAATAATCATCGCGCCGGAATCCGCGCACGAAGTGAAAGCGGTAATCGACGAGGCGTTGAGATGCAAGGAAAAAGGAGAGGAGGAAGTAATCTTCTTCAACAACAGCGGGCACGGGCATTTCGACCTGGGCGCTTATGATGCGTTCCTGAGCGGAAAACTCGTGGACTATGAGTATCCTGCGGAGCTGGTGAAACAGGCGCTGGAGCACTTGCCGAAGATAGAATAA
- a CDS encoding potassium channel protein, with the protein MVAIGALGFWYLEGLTPLEAFYMTVITITTVGYGDYYPHTTYGQLFTIGLVITGVGLALYVLTGIIESALEGRLREALGITRVKRGVAKMKNHKIICGGGRTGNVIVDEFRDEGVDFVVIENKTEQVKELRKRGIPVVEGDATNEEALIEAGVERASGLVSTLPLDADNLYLSITVKGINNALDIVSRASSEKAAKMLYKTGVKKVIMIEEIGGRRLARSLIKPAVVDFIDFATKTGEASLESFTVQKGAKIANKTVKNLRFKERIGASIVAIIRGEKVISNVGPEDEILEGDTVVVIGKRELIERLEDMDFF; encoded by the coding sequence GTGGTCGCGATCGGAGCCTTGGGCTTCTGGTATCTCGAAGGGCTCACACCCTTAGAAGCGTTTTATATGACCGTTATCACGATAACCACCGTGGGCTATGGCGATTACTATCCCCATACAACCTACGGACAACTGTTCACGATCGGATTGGTAATAACGGGCGTCGGGTTAGCCTTATATGTGCTCACGGGGATAATAGAATCAGCATTAGAAGGGCGGTTGCGCGAAGCCCTGGGCATAACGCGAGTAAAGCGGGGCGTGGCAAAGATGAAGAATCACAAGATCATCTGCGGCGGCGGTCGTACCGGAAACGTCATAGTCGACGAATTCCGAGACGAAGGCGTAGACTTTGTCGTGATTGAGAACAAAACCGAGCAGGTAAAAGAGCTGAGGAAGAGGGGCATACCCGTTGTGGAAGGCGATGCGACGAACGAGGAGGCTTTGATAGAAGCGGGTGTGGAACGAGCTTCCGGATTGGTATCCACGCTCCCGCTCGATGCTGATAATTTATACCTCAGCATTACGGTGAAGGGCATTAATAACGCGTTGGATATCGTGTCACGGGCGAGTTCGGAGAAGGCAGCGAAGATGCTGTACAAGACAGGCGTGAAGAAGGTGATCATGATTGAAGAGATCGGCGGGCGGCGATTGGCACGGAGCTTGATCAAGCCGGCGGTGGTTGATTTCATCGATTTCGCAACGAAAACCGGAGAGGCGTCTTTAGAAAGCTTTACCGTTCAAAAAGGCGCTAAAATCGCGAATAAAACCGTGAAGAACTTGCGGTTCAAAGAACGAATCGGCGCGTCGATCGTGGCGATCATTCGTGGTGAAAAGGTTATTTCCAACGTCGGTCCTGAAGATGAGATACTGGAAGGCGATACCGTCGTGGTCATCGGCAAGAGGGAACTGATCGAGAGACTCGAGGATATGGATTTCTTCTAG
- a CDS encoding CooT family nickel-binding protein has translation MCESTVFLEKDGERALLMEDVVQVVVDGETIKVTGILGERKDVKGRIAEINLMKNTIVILQ, from the coding sequence ATGTGTGAATCGACGGTTTTTTTAGAGAAGGATGGTGAACGAGCGTTGCTGATGGAAGATGTCGTGCAGGTAGTGGTTGATGGCGAGACGATAAAAGTTACGGGAATACTGGGCGAGAGAAAGGACGTAAAAGGACGGATCGCGGAAATAAACCTGATGAAAAATACAATCGTGATTCTGCAGTAA
- a CDS encoding universal stress protein, which yields MPKVFGRILVPVDGSDVAKKAAEKALTLAKSTDIPVVALHVININLYAYQTEIVYPTEIPLHELIQREGHSYLDEIVTLGEQMGIRISKKLVEGHPAEEIIKEANEHDLIVIGSKGKTALDRLLLGSVAETVVRHASCPVMIVR from the coding sequence ATGCCAAAAGTGTTTGGAAGGATACTCGTGCCAGTAGATGGCTCTGACGTAGCGAAGAAAGCGGCAGAAAAAGCGCTCACGCTTGCAAAATCGACCGATATACCCGTTGTCGCACTTCACGTAATTAATATTAACCTCTATGCATACCAAACTGAAATCGTGTACCCCACTGAAATACCACTGCACGAACTTATCCAGCGGGAAGGGCATTCCTATCTCGATGAAATCGTAACGTTGGGGGAGCAAATGGGTATCCGCATATCCAAAAAGCTCGTTGAGGGTCATCCTGCCGAGGAGATCATAAAGGAAGCAAACGAGCACGACCTCATTGTCATTGGGAGTAAGGGAAAGACTGCACTTGATCGATTACTACTGGGCAGTGTTGCTGAAACGGTTGTCCGTCATGCTTCCTGTCCTGTTATGATCGTGAGATAG
- a CDS encoding C2H2-type zinc finger protein codes for MTEEAKSYKCKYCGETFAKPLLLAHHVRSKHKRAKKREKKAAVAVMGAEQLNKTIEAIGILKGLQVSPNLSEEEKKILGDVSKRIEALLADIQKSK; via the coding sequence ATGACAGAAGAAGCGAAGAGTTATAAATGCAAGTATTGTGGCGAAACATTTGCGAAGCCATTACTATTGGCTCATCATGTCAGGTCAAAACATAAGAGAGCAAAGAAACGAGAGAAGAAAGCAGCGGTAGCAGTTATGGGTGCTGAACAGTTGAACAAAACAATCGAGGCCATCGGTATCCTGAAGGGATTGCAGGTATCGCCTAATCTGAGCGAGGAAGAGAAGAAGATTTTGGGCGACGTATCAAAGCGAATTGAGGCTCTTTTGGCTGATATACAAAAGAGCAAGTGA
- a CDS encoding phenylacetate--CoA ligase, with translation MAFWDKEVETLPRDKLDGLQVKRLKETVARCRKSIFYRNRLKNIDESTFSKPEDVAQLPFTTKNDLRMNYDFGLVTVSREEIVRMHSSSGTTGKATVIFHTKRDIETWSDLVARCIVMTGANKTDIFQNLISYGMFTGGLGLHYGAEKVGMLVIPSGVGNTKRQIQLMKDFNTTVFHATPSYILYVSEVMTQGGYDPKEFDLRIGFTGAEPHSEQTRQRIEDVYDINAYNSYGMSELNGPGVAFECEEKNGMHLWEDNYLLEVVNPSTGELLAPGEEGELVITTLGREAMPILRYRTGDLARIVDDGEQCACGRAHVRLSRIKGRSDDMLIVRGVNLYPSQIEDVLMSFPEVATNYQIHVTREGTLDALTVKVELYPKMFDGDLRKLKKLESNITKCIQDEIVVRPKVEFLEPGSLPRTEGKAVRVVDKRGAM, from the coding sequence ATGGCCTTCTGGGATAAAGAGGTGGAGACGCTGCCGCGCGATAAGCTCGACGGGTTGCAGGTAAAGCGTTTGAAGGAGACAGTAGCACGCTGCAGGAAATCGATCTTTTACAGGAATCGCTTGAAGAATATCGATGAATCAACGTTCAGTAAGCCTGAAGATGTCGCGCAGCTTCCGTTTACGACAAAGAACGACCTACGCATGAACTACGACTTTGGTCTGGTGACTGTATCGCGAGAGGAAATTGTACGTATGCATTCTTCCTCCGGCACCACCGGCAAAGCCACGGTCATCTTCCATACGAAACGTGATATCGAGACGTGGTCTGATCTTGTGGCACGCTGTATTGTGATGACCGGCGCGAATAAGACCGATATCTTCCAGAACCTCATCAGTTACGGCATGTTTACCGGCGGTTTGGGACTCCACTACGGCGCCGAGAAGGTCGGGATGCTCGTCATCCCTTCGGGCGTCGGGAATACGAAACGTCAGATACAGCTCATGAAGGATTTCAATACGACCGTCTTCCATGCAACACCCTCGTACATCCTCTACGTCTCGGAAGTAATGACTCAAGGAGGTTACGATCCCAAGGAGTTCGATTTACGTATCGGATTTACGGGTGCAGAGCCACATTCGGAGCAAACCAGGCAGCGGATTGAAGACGTATACGATATAAATGCCTACAATTCCTACGGCATGTCCGAGCTCAACGGGCCCGGCGTAGCCTTCGAGTGCGAAGAGAAGAACGGCATGCATCTCTGGGAAGACAATTACCTCCTTGAAGTCGTTAACCCGAGCACTGGCGAATTGCTTGCCCCGGGCGAGGAAGGCGAGCTTGTTATCACGACACTCGGTCGGGAAGCCATGCCCATTCTCAGGTACCGGACGGGCGACCTGGCGCGAATCGTTGACGATGGCGAGCAATGCGCGTGTGGCAGAGCGCATGTGAGACTCTCGCGTATAAAGGGGCGCAGTGATGATATGCTCATTGTGCGAGGCGTGAATCTCTATCCAAGTCAGATCGAAGATGTTCTGATGAGTTTCCCGGAAGTCGCAACGAATTACCAGATTCACGTGACGCGCGAAGGCACACTTGACGCATTGACCGTCAAAGTGGAGTTGTATCCAAAGATGTTTGACGGCGACCTCAGAAAGCTTAAGAAGCTCGAATCTAATATTACCAAGTGTATCCAGGACGAGATAGTGGTGAGACCAAAAGTAGAGTTCCTTGAGCCCGGAAGCTTGCCGAGAACAGAAGGCAAGGCGGTACGGGTGGTAGACAAGAGGGGTGCGATGTAG
- a CDS encoding ACT domain-containing protein — MVKQINVFSENRPGKLEQITSILADVEVNILAVTISSDEEYGVVKFIVDNPEKGFRAFKQAGVTVSLKEVLAVVIEDKFGSLNQMLRILKHDNVDIEDCYGFSAGSEKKAIIILTMDDSAAARKILEQHGYQLVGSSELYSL, encoded by the coding sequence ATGGTCAAGCAGATTAATGTTTTCTCAGAGAATCGGCCAGGGAAGCTGGAGCAGATAACCAGCATATTGGCGGATGTTGAGGTCAATATATTAGCGGTGACAATCTCCTCGGACGAGGAATACGGGGTCGTTAAGTTTATCGTCGACAATCCTGAGAAGGGCTTTCGTGCATTCAAACAGGCCGGCGTCACGGTCTCTTTGAAGGAGGTGTTGGCTGTTGTCATCGAGGACAAGTTTGGGAGCCTGAACCAGATGCTGCGCATCCTGAAGCACGATAACGTCGATATTGAGGACTGTTACGGGTTTTCCGCGGGGAGTGAAAAGAAGGCAATAATCATTCTGACAATGGACGATTCCGCTGCTGCCCGGAAAATACTCGAACAGCATGGCTACCAATTAGTAGGGAGTTCTGAACTCTACAGCCTTTGA